The Saccharomonospora cyanea NA-134 genome includes a region encoding these proteins:
- the trpD gene encoding anthranilate phosphoribosyltransferase, which produces MPEHTWPAVLNQLIERVDLSEDATAWAMDQVMSGEATPAQIAGFAVALRAKGETPAEISGMAKAMLAHSKRIDLGTRTVDIVGTGGDRKGSVNISTMTSLVVAAAGTPVVKHGNRAASSKSGAADVLEALGVTIESEPDDVRRCVEELGIGFCFAPVFHPAYRHTGPPRRELGVSTAFNLLGPLTNPAQPSSGLIGCAYLDKAPVLAEVYARRGHSVLLVRGDDGFDEITTTTTSTAWVVSNGQVRTTTIDPETLGIPLSTPDALRGGDAAANAEVVKELVGGKTGPVRDAVLLNAAGALAAFAGFSDDLTADLRAGLELATRAIDSGAAADLLTRWINRG; this is translated from the coding sequence ATGCCTGAACACACCTGGCCAGCCGTTCTCAACCAGCTCATCGAGCGCGTCGACCTCTCCGAGGACGCCACGGCGTGGGCCATGGACCAGGTGATGTCTGGTGAAGCCACCCCCGCGCAGATCGCGGGCTTCGCGGTGGCGTTGCGCGCGAAGGGCGAGACCCCTGCCGAGATCTCCGGCATGGCGAAGGCGATGCTCGCCCACTCCAAGCGCATCGACCTCGGCACCCGGACGGTCGACATCGTCGGCACCGGCGGCGACCGCAAGGGGTCTGTGAACATCTCCACCATGACGTCGCTGGTGGTGGCCGCGGCAGGCACCCCGGTGGTCAAGCACGGCAACCGCGCCGCCTCGTCGAAGTCGGGCGCGGCCGACGTGCTCGAGGCGCTGGGGGTGACCATCGAGTCGGAGCCCGACGACGTGCGGCGTTGCGTCGAGGAGCTCGGGATCGGGTTCTGCTTCGCGCCCGTCTTCCACCCGGCCTACCGGCACACCGGCCCGCCCCGCCGTGAGCTGGGCGTCTCCACCGCGTTCAACCTGCTGGGCCCGCTCACCAACCCCGCCCAGCCGTCCTCCGGGCTCATCGGTTGCGCCTACCTCGACAAGGCTCCGGTGCTGGCCGAGGTGTACGCCCGGCGCGGTCACAGCGTGCTGCTCGTCCGTGGCGACGACGGCTTCGACGAGATCACCACCACGACCACCAGCACGGCCTGGGTGGTCTCGAACGGCCAGGTTCGCACCACGACCATCGACCCCGAGACGCTCGGCATCCCCCTCTCCACGCCCGACGCCCTGCGCGGTGGTGACGCCGCGGCCAACGCCGAGGTGGTCAAGGAGCTCGTGGGCGGCAAGACGGGTCCGGTGCGGGACGCGGTCCTGCTCAACGCGGCGGGCGCGCTGGCGGCCTTCGCGGGCTTCTCGGACGACCTCACGGCCGACCTGCGCGCGGGCCTGGAGCTGGCCACCCGGGCCATCGACTCCGGCGCCGCCGCAGATCTGCTGACCCGCTGGATCAACCGGGGCTGA
- the ctaE gene encoding aa3-type cytochrome oxidase subunit III, translating to MRAVTTAAPSISQRVHSLNRPNMVSVGTIVWLSSELMFFAGLFAMFFTVKAQNDSGIWPPLNPATGEPIHLDIAYALPFTIILVASSFTCQFGVFAAERGDVFGLRRWYLITLLMGTVFVAGQVGEYITLVNEGVTIPSGAYGTVFFMTTGFHGLHVIGGLVAFVFLLMRTKLSKFTPAQATSAIVVSYYWHFVDIVWIGLFAVIYIVP from the coding sequence ATGCGAGCCGTGACAACGGCAGCTCCTTCCATCAGCCAGCGAGTGCACTCGCTGAACCGGCCGAACATGGTGAGTGTCGGCACGATCGTGTGGCTGTCCAGCGAGCTCATGTTCTTCGCTGGCCTGTTCGCCATGTTCTTCACGGTCAAGGCGCAGAACGACTCCGGCATCTGGCCGCCCCTCAACCCGGCCACGGGTGAGCCGATCCACCTGGACATCGCGTACGCGCTGCCGTTCACGATCATCCTGGTGGCGTCGTCGTTCACCTGCCAGTTCGGTGTCTTCGCGGCTGAGCGTGGTGACGTGTTCGGGCTGCGCCGCTGGTACCTCATCACCCTGCTCATGGGCACGGTCTTCGTCGCGGGTCAGGTCGGTGAGTACATCACCCTCGTCAACGAGGGCGTGACGATTCCGTCCGGCGCCTACGGCACGGTGTTCTTCATGACCACCGGCTTCCACGGGCTGCACGTCATCGGTGGTCTGGTCGCGTTCGTCTTCCTGCTGATGCGCACGAAGCTCAGCAAGTTCACGCCGGCGCAGGCGACCTCGGCGATCGTCGTCTCGTACTACTGGCACTTCGTCGACATCGTGTGGATCGGCCTGTTCGCGGTGATCTACATCGTTCCCTGA